The stretch of DNA GCGTGATGCCGGCGGCGATGAACAGCAGGTTGGTCACCGTCAGCGCATTGCCGAACCCGGCGATCAGTTGCTCGATCATGCCGCCGACCCGCCGTTACCGCCGGCGCCGGTTCACGGGAGGACCACGCCGAACAGCAGGTCGGCGCCGAACCAGGTCGCGGCGGTCATGCCGGCGATGACGAGCGCGATGACCCACCAGCGCCGTTCGCCGCCGGCGAGCAGGCCGGCCAGCATCACCGCCGGCGCGACGACGAGATATCCGACCGCCCCCAGCGCCCAGGCGACCAGCAGGCCGCCCGCCGCCAGGATCGCGATTTCAGACAGGACAGCAAGGCCGTCGGTTGCCGGCCGGATGCTGCGCAGCTTCGGGAAGCGGACCAGCCGGTGGCCGACCAGCAGCACCGACAGGACGAGCAAGGAGACGGCGGCTATCTGCGGGAAGAAGCCCGGCGCGACCTCAAGATCGTCGGTCGCTTCCCCGGTATGATTCGGGATCAGCCAGAGCAGGACGAACAGCGACAGGCCGATCAGCACCGCGCCCGCGGCAAGTTCCTGCCGCGGGCCGGGACCGCCGGGCGTTCCTGCCGCCGGCGCGTTCGGGTCCGGCGCCGGATTGGCGCCGGTATCGGGCGTGCTTGGCCGGTCCGTCACTTCTTGGTGGCGGCGATGACCCGTTTCATGCCGGCGACGACCTCCTGGATCTGCGCCGTCAGCGCCTTGTGCCCGGCGAATTTGGCCGGGAAGCGCAACTTGTTGGCAAGCAGGTCGAGGAACGCCTTGTCGGTAACGGCTTTCTTGATGGCGCCTTCAACCTTCGCCACGACCGCAGCGTCCATCCCCTTGGGTCCGACGATGACGGCCTGGCTCGGCATCGACACGCCGTACAGTTCCTGCATCGATGGCACGTCAGGCGAGGCTGCGAGCCGGCCGCTGTTGAACGACAGGAGCACTTTCATTTTGCCGCCGAAGCGCTGATGAATACCGCCGCTCCAGGCGAAATCGACTTTCCCGCCGAGCAGGAACGGCACCATCTCGCCGCCGCCCTTGGTGGGGATGCCGGTCCATTTCACGCCTTCCTTCGCGCCCATGAAATCCACGAATGCGCGCTGCATTGGACCTTGGTCGGCATAGTTCAGCCGCTTGGTCTTGGCGTGGGCGATCAATTCCTTCATCGTGTTGAACGGCGCGTCCTGCCGGGCGATCAGCGCCTGCTGATAGTTCGTGATCTGTCCGATATAGGTGAAGCTGTCGACGTCGAAACCGATACTCCGCGTCAGCGGGTGCCAAAGCAGTGACACTGCGGCTGCGAACAGCAGCGTGTAGCCGTCGGGCGCTTTCTTGGAGACTTCCAGGGCGCCGACCCCGCCGCCGGCGCCCGGACGGGTTTTGATGACGATCTTGGTGCCCAGCTCCTTGCCCAGCGCCTTGGAGAAAATCCGGCCCATGGTTTCGGTGCTGCCGCCGGCCCGGTAGGGAATGACCAGTGTGATCGGCTTGCTGGGATAGTCGGCGGCGACGGCCGGTCCGGCCGGTCCGTATGCCGCGAAGGTCGGCAGGATGGCAGCGCCAACCGCAAGCAGCGCGGCGCGGGATATTGGATGATGCGGCATGATACGCCTCCCCGGATTCTTGATCTGCATAAACTGCAAAAAACTATATAGTTTTCGCGCCTTCTGTCGAGTCGCTTTGATGCGTCGGGGCGTGTACCGTCCGCGCGGCGCCGGTCCGATCGGCAACGGCAAATCGATGGCCCGAACCGGCGGGAAGCCGCGCGAAGGAGGACTGCCAGCATGCTCACCAACACGCTCGACGGGCCGGTGCCCGAACATCTGGTTGGCGAGGCCTGGCCGGCGGTCCAGCCCGGCGCGGACCCGGTGTTGCTGGGTCATGCGAAGCTGGAGCCCTCGGATCCGGTGGCGGCGCGCTCGGCGCAGACCTTCACGCTGACCTATACGGTCGGCCGCTACGGCCTGGACGATACCGGCGCGATCCGCGTGGCGTTCAGGGCGATGACCGATTTCGGCCGCCTGCAGGTCGACGATCCGGCTGCGCCCGGCTATGTCTCGGCGCAGACCAGCGGCAATGCGCGTATCGTGCTCGATTATGCCGGCTTCGGCGTCGCTTCCCGGCCGCGCTGGCGGGCGCTCACCGCCCGGGTTCGCGGCGGCTATCTCCGCGAGGGCGATACCATCACGATCGTCTTCGGCGATACCTCGGGCGGATCGCCGGGCATGAAGATGCAGACCTTCGTGGAAGGCGGCTTCGAGTTCAAGGTGCTGGCCGACGTGTGCGCCTCCGGCCATTTCACGCCGATCGTCGACACGCCGAGCGTCGCCGTCGTGCCGGGCCCGCCCGCGGTCTGGCGCGCCGTGCTCTCCTCCCTGCGCCGGCCGGGCGAGCCCTTCCGCTTCGGCCTCAAGGCCGAGGACGCCTGGGGCAACCCGACGCCGCTGGCCGAGGGCGACTTCGCCTTCGAGACGACGCTGCCGGTCAACGGCCTGCCGGAGCGCTACCGCTACGAAAAGGGCAACCGCTCGGTCGTGTTCGACGGGCTGACGGTCGACCGGCCCGGCCTGCTGCGCATAGCCGTGCGCGATGCCGCGGGCGCCGCGGTCGCCGAGAGCCATCCGATGATGGTCCGCGAGGGTGCCTATGCCGGCTACTGGGGCGATTTGCACGGCCAGAGCGGCGAGAGCATCGGCGTCACCACCGCCGAGCAGTATTTCGATTTCGCGCGCAACAAGGCGGTGCTCGACGTCACCAGCCACCAGGCCAACGATTTCCAGGTCAACAACGCCTTCTGGGCCCATATCAACACCCTGACCGCGCGCCATGACGAGCCGGGCATGTTCGTGACCTTTCCCGGTTACGAATGGTCGGGCAACACGGCGGTCGGCGGCGACCGCAACGTCTATTTCCGGCAGGAAGGCCGGCAGATCCGCCGGTCCTCCCACGCGTTGCTGGTCGACCGCTCGGACCTCGATACCGACGCGCCGAATGCCCGGCTGCTGTTCGAGGCGCTCGAGGACGAGGACTGCTTCGTCTACGCCCATGTCGGCGGGCGCTATGCCGATACCGCCTTTGCCCACGATCCGCGGGTCGAAAAGGCGATGGAAATCCATTCGGCCTGGGGCACCTTCGAATGGCTGCTGACCGACGGCTTCGCGCTGGGCCACCGTTGCGGCGTGGTGTGCAACAGCGACGGCCACAAGGGCCGACCCGGCGCCAGCTATCCCGGCGCCTCGATGTTCGGCGCCTATGGCGGGCTGACCTGCTTTCTGGCTGAAGACCTGACCCGCGACGGCATCATGGACGCGGTGCGGCGGCGCCATACCTACGGCACGACCGGAACCCGGATGCACATGGACGTGCAGGTGGCTCTTGCCGGCGGCGGCACCCTGTTCGACCGGGATCCCAACGTCTACCCGGATACGGAAACCCGCCGCGTCGATTCCGTAATGATGGGCGATATCGTGCAGACCGCGGACCGGGAGGCGGCGCTGAAGCTCCATGTTGTGGCCCAGACGCCGATCGAGCGGATCGAGGTGCGCAACGGGACGACGGTGGTCCGGACGCTGCGTCCCTATGGCGCCGGCGACCTCGGCAACCGGCTGCGCGTGCTGTGGAGCGGCGCCGAATATCGCGGCCGCGGCCGGGACAGCGCGTGGAGCGGCGAGGCCCGGTTCAGCCGCGCAAAAATCGACCGGCTGGCAAAGATCAATGTCTGGAACCATGAGCGCCGGCTGGAAACGGAGGGCGACGGCAAGGTCGTCTTCGAGGCCATTACCACCGGCAACTATGGCGGCTTCGACGTCTGGCTGGACGGCGATGCCGGCGCGGTGGAAATCGAAACCAACCGCGGCACCCTGGCGGCGGCGCTGAGCGAAATCGGGTTGGAGGATACCGTGCTGGAAGCCGGCGGACTCGCCCGGCGGGTCAAGGCCTTCCGGCTGCCGGAAACCCTGAGCGTCCGCGAGATGGAGGAGACGGTGACGATCCCGCTGTCCGACGGCGGCGACAACCCGCTGTGGATCAGCGTCTACACCGAAGACGGCTTCCAGGCCTGGAGCAGCCCGGTGTTCGTTTTCCGCTAGGGCGGGGCAAATTTGCCCTCTGGATTTCGCACCCGGCGGCGCCAAGATCACGGCCACCGCACAGCCTAGCCGGAGCCCCGACCGATGGACGACGCCACCCGCACCGAACTGGAAGCCGCCGCCTTCCGCCGCCTGGTCGGCCATCTGCGCGCGCGCACCGACGTGCAGAATATCGACCTGATGAACCTGGCCGGCTTCTGCCGCAACTGCCTGAGCAACTGGTACAAGGACGCCGCCGACGAGAAGGGGCTGGAGCTCGACAAGATGGCGGCGCGCGAGATCGTCTACGGCATGCCGTTTGCCGAATGGAAGGCGAAGCACCAGAAGGAGGCGACGGCCGAACAGCAGGCCGCTTTCGAGGCGGCACAGGCTGACGCCGATCACTGACCGGCGATTCCGGAAACCTTTCAGGACCGCTTGGAACGGAAGAGATCGGGCAGCGGCTATTCCGCAGGATCGGTGTGCGTGCGCCCGGTAAACCCCTCGAACAGCCCCTCGAGCCGCGCCATCCGCTCGCGGAGATCGCCCATATCGCGTTGCAAACCGCTCACATCCCGCCGCAGCGAGTGAAGCGAGGGCAGGATTGTGGCGGCGAGGGCGATGCCTGTGCCGACGACAGCGATGATCTCAGGGCTCAGCATGTTTCTCCAGCCTTTTTGTTCACGATATAGCCCTTCGTGCTGCGTTGCAAGCTGGAAAACCTGTCGTAGAGCTGCTTCGGCTCGCCGTCGGCGACAATCCGCAGGACAGCGCCGCCGGGCCCCGCTACGATCCGGGCATGACCGAAGCCACCGAAAAGCCTGCCGCCGCGCGTAGCCTCGGCATCGTCACCGGCCTCGCGAAAGAGGCCGCCTGTCTGCGCCGGGCCGGCGCGGCGGAGCTTCTGATGGTCCGCGCTGCGGCCGGGCGGCCCGAAGAGGCCGCTGCCGCGGCGCGCGCCATGGCGGCGTACGGCGCTTCCGGCCTGGTCAGCTTCGGCGTCGCCGGCGGGCTCGACCCGTCGCTCGGCGCCGGCGTGATCGTCATCGCGTCCTCGGTCATCGGGCCGGACGGCGCCGCGATGCCGGCGCACGAGCCCTGGGTCAAGGCCCTCCTGCGGATCGACGGCACCTTCGACAGCGGCGCCATCGTCGGCAGCGACCGGCCGGTGATGACCGCGCTGGACAAGCGCCGGCTGTTCCGCCGCCACGGCGCCCTGGCGGTCGACATGGAGAGCCACGCCGTCGCCGCCGTGGCCCGGGACGCCGGTATCCCGTTCGCGGCCATCCGCGCTATCGGCGATCCGGCCGGCCGGACGGTGCCGCGCGCGGCGCTCGCCGGCCTCATGCCGGACGGCAGGACGCGGGCCTTGCCCGTGCTCGCCGGCCTGCTGCGCCGCCCGCGCGACTTCGCCGGCATTTGGCGGCTGGCGCGGGAGACCGACCGGGCGCTTTCCGCCCTGCGCGCTGCGGTCGAGGCCGGCGCGATCGACGCGTTGCGGTAGAGGGATCCGGGCGCTTTCCGAACCGGAAGGGCATCGGCTGCCGCCCGCCGTTACACGCTCGGAATCGTATAGGCCCCGACCCCGACGATGTAGCGGCCGACCCGGATGACATAAGTCATCTTGGGCTGCATGGAGCGCGTGCAGGGGCTGTACCAGTTGTAACGGACCCAGCCGCGGCCTGCCGGAGACGCGGCGCGGCGGCGGATGCGGGCATAGGGGCCGCCGGCGCCGTCAGGACCGACGACATTCGCTCCGACATGCTCCGGCCAGCCGCCGCTGGCCAGCATCGTGCCGTGGAAATCGAAGACGAAGACATAGAGGTCGCCGGCGCCGAAGCCGTGCGTCCGCGCGGTAAAGGCCGGCAGCGCCACCCCTGCGCCGTTCGACTTCAGGAAGGCCGCAGCCCGTTCCGCCAGCGCCCGGGCCCGTTCCTCGGTGGCCACGGGGCAGCGCGGGTCGAAAGCCCGTGCGCCGGGCGCGGCCGACAGGATCGACAGGAGGAGAAGCGCGGCCGCGGCCTTCCTGAACGGCATGGCGGCGCCGGCGGGTTTCAGTGCAGTTTCGGCGGCTTGAGCATGCTGCCGCGATCGATGCTCCTGACCGAGACCTGGGAGACCTCGCCCTCGCGCGCGATTGTCAGTGGCACCCGGGTTCCGGCTGTGCCGGTTTCCCAGACCGTGCGGAAGAAATCCGGCAGATCGCCGACCGGCGAGCCCATGACCTGAAGCACGATATCGCCCGGCAGCAGCCCGGCCTTATGGGCCGGCCCGTCCTCGACCAGGCCGATGATGACGAGCTGGTCGGACACTTCGGCAGCATAGAGGCCGAGCCACGGGCGCGCGCTGCGGCTGGAGACGCCGTAGGTTTGCAGATCGCTCAACACCGGCGGCAGCAGATCGATCGGCACGATCATGTTGCCGTCGGAGCGCTGCTCGCCGCCGCGGGCGTTTTGCACGAACAGGGAGCCGACGCCGTAGAGCTTGCCGTCCGGTCCGATCAGGGCGGCGCCGCCCCAGTTGGGATGGGCCGGCGCGGTGAAGATCGCCTCGTCCAGGACGTATTCCCAATAGCCGGCAAATTCGCGTTTGCCGACCACCCGGGCCGCCAGGGCATGTTCGTATCCGCCGTGCCCCGCGACCACGACCTTCGAGCCGGCGCCAAGGTTCCTCGAACTGCCGAATTCGAGCGCCGGACAATTCAGCCGCCCGAGCGCCTGGACCAGGCCGAAGCCGGTCTCGAAATCGTAGGCCACCGCGTGGCCCGGCACCGCGGCGCCGCTATGGGTGTTGAGCCAGATCGTTTCGGCTTCGGTGGTGAGATAGCCGATGGTGAGGACAAGGCCGGATTCGTCGATCACGATGCCGTTGCCGGCCCGCTCCGTGCCCAGAATACCGGCGGTGAAGGCGTCCTCGGGGATTTCCGCCCGCAGGGCCACCATGGACTCGAGCACCCGGTCCAGATCGTAATCGACCTCGTCCGGATTTGCCCGGTCGGTTTCCGCGAACGCCCAGTCGCCTTCGCTATCGTCGTCGCTCATTCCCGGATGATAGCGCGCCGCGCCGCGGAAGCAATCGGCGAGACCGGGACGGGAGAGCGGGTGCCGGTTCAGGCGGCCTGCTCTTCCTCGATCGTGATCACCGGCTCCATCGCCGTCAGCTGCTCCGGCTCAAGATGGCAGGCGATGTTGTGGCGGTCGGCGAACTCACGCACCGGCGGCGCGGTCACGTCGCACACGCCCGGCATGGCATAGGGACAGCGGGTGCTGAACACGCATCCGGAGGGCGGATTGGCCGGCGACGGCAGTTCGCCGGTCAACACGACCTTGCGTTTGTTCACCGACGTATCGGCGATCGGCACCGCCGACAGCAGCGCTTCGGTATAGGGATGGTAGGGCGGGGCGAAAATCTCGTCCGTCGTGCCCTTTTCCATGATCCGGCCGAGATACATCACGACGATGCGGTCGGCGAGATAGCGGACGACCGAAAGGTCGTGGCTGATGAACAGCAGCGTCGTGCGGTTCTCGCGCTGGATGTCCATCAGCAGGCCGGTGACCGCCGCCTGGACCGACACGTCGAGTGCCGAGACCGGCTCGTCGGCGATGACGACCTTCGGATCGCCGGCGAAGGCGCGGGCGATGCCGACGCGCTGCTTCTGGCCGCCGGAGAGCTGGCGCGGTCGCCGCTTGGCGAAATCGCGCGGCAGCTTGACGATATCGAGCAATCTGTGGACCCGTTCCTCGACCTTTTCGCGGTCGGTCTCGACGCCGAACTTCCGGATCACCCGGCCGATCTGGCCGCCCACGCTGTGGCTCGGGTTGAGCGTGTCGAACGGATTCTGGAACACCATCTGCAGGCGCGAGATCGTTTCCTCGTCGCGTTTCTGAACGGCCAGCTGGCCCAGTTTGACATCGTCGAGCGTAACTTCGCCGTCGGTTGCCGATTCCAGGCCCATCAGCACCTTGGCGAAGGTCGACTTGCCGCAGCCGGATTCGCCGACGATCGCGACCGTTTCGGCCTCCCGCGCCCGGAAATCGAGCGCCTCGTTGGCCTTGACGGTTTTCTTTTCGCCGGGGAGGAACAGGCCGCCGGTCTCGATCTCGTAGTGCTTCTGCAACTGCTGCACGTTGAGGACCACATCGCCCGCCTCGACCGGCGGACCGGGATCCGGCAGCTCGAGCGGCACCGACCAGTCGATCTCCCTGAAGCGGACGCAGCGCACGGCGTGGCGCTCGCCGGCCCCGGTATCCTCCATCGGGATCAGTCCGTGGTCACAGCGGCCGGCCTCGAAATAGTCGCAGCGCGGGCCGAAATAGCAGCCCTCCGGCCGGTCGTGCGGCAGCGGAAGCTGGCCGCGGATCGGCAGCAGCGGCCGCGCGTTCTTGTCGGCGCTCGGCAGCGGGATCGACGAGAACAGGCCCCGCGTATAGGGATGGCGCATGTTGTCGAACACGTCGGTGATGCTGCCGTTCTCGACGGCTTCGCCCGAATACATCACGGTCAGGCGGTCGCAGGTCTCCAGGATCAGCCCCAGATTGTGGGAAATGTAGATCATGGAGGTGCCGAACTCCGAGGAAATGTCCTTGATGAGTTCGACGATGCCGGCCTCCACCGTGACGTCGAGCGCGGTCGTCGGCTCATCCAGCAGCAGCAGCCGCGGATTGGCGAGCAGCGCCATGGCGATCACGACACGCTGCTGCTGGCCGCCGGATATCTGGTGCGGATAGGCATTCATGATACGCAGCGGGTCGGGCAGGCGCACCTTGGCGAGCATCTGCTCCGCCCTGTCGTAGGCCGCTTCCTTCGAGGTCTCCGCTTCGTGGTAGAGCGGCACTTCGGCGAGCTGTTCGCCGATCCGCATGGCCGGATTGAGCGACGCCATCGGCTCCTGGTAGACCATGGAAATCTTGGAGCCGCGAATCTGGCGCAATTCCTCGCCGCTCATGGTGCGCATGTCGCGCCCCTCGAAGAAGATTTCGCCGCCGGTGATGCCGCCGTTCTTGCCCATATAGTTCATGACGGCGAGCGCGACCGTGGACTTGCCGCAGCCCGATTCGCCGACGATTCCGTGGGCTTCGCCGGGCATCAGCTTCAGGTTGAAATCGACGACCGCGGGGATCTCGCCGGCGCGGACATAGTAGGAAATGCTGAGATTCCGGCACTCCAGGACAGGAGTCGCGTCGTTCATGTCAATCTCCCGTCCCTAGTCGCGCAGACTCATTTCGCGCAGGCCGTCGGCCATCAGGTTGAAGCCCAGGATCAGGCTCGATACGGCCAGCGCCGGGATCAGCAGCATGTAGGAGAACTTCCAGACCATGAGGTTGGAAGCTTCCTTGATCATCAGGCCCCAATCCGGATCCGGCGGCTGCAGGCCGAGGCCGAGGAAGGTCAGCGTGGTGATCGCCACCGTGGTGTAGCCGAGGCGCAGGCAGGCATCGACGATGATCGGTCCGCGCACGTTGGGCAGCAGTTCCCACACCATGATGCGGAGCGGATGCTCGCCGCGTGTCTGCGCGGCGAAGACGT from Rhodospirillaceae bacterium encodes:
- a CDS encoding tripartite tricarboxylate transporter TctB family protein, with the translated sequence MTDRPSTPDTGANPAPDPNAPAAGTPGGPGPRQELAAGAVLIGLSLFVLLWLIPNHTGEATDDLEVAPGFFPQIAAVSLLVLSVLLVGHRLVRFPKLRSIRPATDGLAVLSEIAILAAGGLLVAWALGAVGYLVVAPAVMLAGLLAGGERRWWVIALVIAGMTAATWFGADLLFGVVLP
- a CDS encoding tripartite tricarboxylate transporter substrate binding protein, which codes for MFGHRPVERVGEHAGSPPSRGFPPVRAIDLPLPIGPAPRGRYTPRRIKATRQKARKLYSFLQFMQIKNPGRRIMPHHPISRAALLAVGAAILPTFAAYGPAGPAVAADYPSKPITLVIPYRAGGSTETMGRIFSKALGKELGTKIVIKTRPGAGGGVGALEVSKKAPDGYTLLFAAAVSLLWHPLTRSIGFDVDSFTYIGQITNYQQALIARQDAPFNTMKELIAHAKTKRLNYADQGPMQRAFVDFMGAKEGVKWTGIPTKGGGEMVPFLLGGKVDFAWSGGIHQRFGGKMKVLLSFNSGRLAASPDVPSMQELYGVSMPSQAVIVGPKGMDAAVVAKVEGAIKKAVTDKAFLDLLANKLRFPAKFAGHKALTAQIQEVVAGMKRVIAATKK
- a CDS encoding DUF3604 domain-containing protein, whose amino-acid sequence is MLTNTLDGPVPEHLVGEAWPAVQPGADPVLLGHAKLEPSDPVAARSAQTFTLTYTVGRYGLDDTGAIRVAFRAMTDFGRLQVDDPAAPGYVSAQTSGNARIVLDYAGFGVASRPRWRALTARVRGGYLREGDTITIVFGDTSGGSPGMKMQTFVEGGFEFKVLADVCASGHFTPIVDTPSVAVVPGPPAVWRAVLSSLRRPGEPFRFGLKAEDAWGNPTPLAEGDFAFETTLPVNGLPERYRYEKGNRSVVFDGLTVDRPGLLRIAVRDAAGAAVAESHPMMVREGAYAGYWGDLHGQSGESIGVTTAEQYFDFARNKAVLDVTSHQANDFQVNNAFWAHINTLTARHDEPGMFVTFPGYEWSGNTAVGGDRNVYFRQEGRQIRRSSHALLVDRSDLDTDAPNARLLFEALEDEDCFVYAHVGGRYADTAFAHDPRVEKAMEIHSAWGTFEWLLTDGFALGHRCGVVCNSDGHKGRPGASYPGASMFGAYGGLTCFLAEDLTRDGIMDAVRRRHTYGTTGTRMHMDVQVALAGGGTLFDRDPNVYPDTETRRVDSVMMGDIVQTADREAALKLHVVAQTPIERIEVRNGTTVVRTLRPYGAGDLGNRLRVLWSGAEYRGRGRDSAWSGEARFSRAKIDRLAKINVWNHERRLETEGDGKVVFEAITTGNYGGFDVWLDGDAGAVEIETNRGTLAAALSEIGLEDTVLEAGGLARRVKAFRLPETLSVREMEETVTIPLSDGGDNPLWISVYTEDGFQAWSSPVFVFR
- a CDS encoding DUF1244 domain-containing protein, with translation MDDATRTELEAAAFRRLVGHLRARTDVQNIDLMNLAGFCRNCLSNWYKDAADEKGLELDKMAAREIVYGMPFAEWKAKHQKEATAEQQAAFEAAQADADH
- a CDS encoding purine phosphorylase produces the protein MTEATEKPAAARSLGIVTGLAKEAACLRRAGAAELLMVRAAAGRPEEAAAAARAMAAYGASGLVSFGVAGGLDPSLGAGVIVIASSVIGPDGAAMPAHEPWVKALLRIDGTFDSGAIVGSDRPVMTALDKRRLFRRHGALAVDMESHAVAAVARDAGIPFAAIRAIGDPAGRTVPRAALAGLMPDGRTRALPVLAGLLRRPRDFAGIWRLARETDRALSALRAAVEAGAIDALR
- a CDS encoding cache domain-containing protein, translated to MPFRKAAAALLLLSILSAAPGARAFDPRCPVATEERARALAERAAAFLKSNGAGVALPAFTARTHGFGAGDLYVFVFDFHGTMLASGGWPEHVGANVVGPDGAGGPYARIRRRAASPAGRGWVRYNWYSPCTRSMQPKMTYVIRVGRYIVGVGAYTIPSV
- a CDS encoding S1C family serine protease; translated protein: MSDDDSEGDWAFAETDRANPDEVDYDLDRVLESMVALRAEIPEDAFTAGILGTERAGNGIVIDESGLVLTIGYLTTEAETIWLNTHSGAAVPGHAVAYDFETGFGLVQALGRLNCPALEFGSSRNLGAGSKVVVAGHGGYEHALAARVVGKREFAGYWEYVLDEAIFTAPAHPNWGGAALIGPDGKLYGVGSLFVQNARGGEQRSDGNMIVPIDLLPPVLSDLQTYGVSSRSARPWLGLYAAEVSDQLVIIGLVEDGPAHKAGLLPGDIVLQVMGSPVGDLPDFFRTVWETGTAGTRVPLTIAREGEVSQVSVRSIDRGSMLKPPKLH
- a CDS encoding ABC transporter ATP-binding protein, whose amino-acid sequence is MNDATPVLECRNLSISYYVRAGEIPAVVDFNLKLMPGEAHGIVGESGCGKSTVALAVMNYMGKNGGITGGEIFFEGRDMRTMSGEELRQIRGSKISMVYQEPMASLNPAMRIGEQLAEVPLYHEAETSKEAAYDRAEQMLAKVRLPDPLRIMNAYPHQISGGQQQRVVIAMALLANPRLLLLDEPTTALDVTVEAGIVELIKDISSEFGTSMIYISHNLGLILETCDRLTVMYSGEAVENGSITDVFDNMRHPYTRGLFSSIPLPSADKNARPLLPIRGQLPLPHDRPEGCYFGPRCDYFEAGRCDHGLIPMEDTGAGERHAVRCVRFREIDWSVPLELPDPGPPVEAGDVVLNVQQLQKHYEIETGGLFLPGEKKTVKANEALDFRAREAETVAIVGESGCGKSTFAKVLMGLESATDGEVTLDDVKLGQLAVQKRDEETISRLQMVFQNPFDTLNPSHSVGGQIGRVIRKFGVETDREKVEERVHRLLDIVKLPRDFAKRRPRQLSGGQKQRVGIARAFAGDPKVVIADEPVSALDVSVQAAVTGLLMDIQRENRTTLLFISHDLSVVRYLADRIVVMYLGRIMEKGTTDEIFAPPYHPYTEALLSAVPIADTSVNKRKVVLTGELPSPANPPSGCVFSTRCPYAMPGVCDVTAPPVREFADRHNIACHLEPEQLTAMEPVITIEEEQAA